In Mustela lutreola isolate mMusLut2 chromosome 16, mMusLut2.pri, whole genome shotgun sequence, the genomic window CTTCCTGAAGGGGCAGCCAGCCGAGGGGGTGTTGTGAAAAAGTCCTTGAAACCacaaagatggggcacctgggtggctcagttgttaagcatctgccttcggctcaggtcatgatcctaatgtcctgggatccagccgcacctcaggctctctgctcagcgggaagcctgcttatccctgtccctctgcccctgcttgtgttccttttctccctgtgtttccctctgtcaaataataaataaagagagagagaaagaaagaaaccacagagACCACATAGAAATCCCTGTCCTGTGAAAGATGTTTGTCGAGTTGAGGTGGCTTCTGTGACATGGTCTTTGTGGCCCGAATTCATCCCATTGAAAACACAGGCTTCTGAGTGTGATGGTCTCAGACACGCAGGGCAttcttgcaaatgacatatgacTCATGCAGACCTGGAGGGCACCTCTCCCCTCAGGGATGTGTCTGGACCTCTGACGATATAAGGGTGTCCTGGGTCCCTTGGATGCTCTCCTTCCCCTGTCACCATTACATGTCACTgcagaagggaagcagggaggaagctggaatttactgagcacctcctaGGAGCAGATGCTGTCTGGTCATGTTACATGAGCTCGTTCAGGGAGACCACCCCATTCTGAAACCAACAGTCTAATGCAGCAAAAGCAACAAACTATCCTGTCCCCCGCTTTTGCCACCTGCTTCAACTTGAGAGACAGTTTTTGGCTATGAATGAGGGTTTGGCTAATTTTCACATCATTTCTTGGAGCTGGGATGGGGTTGCTTCCTACATCTTAGGAGTAGGGAGGATTCTGGTGTGGTCTCCCCCTTGGGCCAGGTGGCACCAGAGAGCAGGCTGCTGTGCGGGTCTGATGTGAGGAGGGGCGGGATTACACCTCCTGGGAATTCCCTCAGATGGACCCTGCAGCATAGGGGTTGACAAATGCATGGTCTACTGCACTGggcttagcagatacctcactgaatgcctgctctgtgctgggcagccTGTGCTGGGGACGTGGGAGAGCTCACAGCACTGCCGCAGTCCTCCCATGAGCACAGGCTGGAGAGGTGACTGCCTGTCTGCTTCTGTTTCCAGCTCCCGGCATGACTTCCTGCCCTGTTCTGCCTTTCTGTGGCAGGACTGGCGTTCAAGGACGTTTCATGATGCAGAGCTCACACTGGGGAGTAAATCAGTGTGTGGGCGGCCCCAGACCTTCCACCTGTACATGTCCCTTTCCCACCTGTGAATTAGGGAGTCCTGACTTCAGCCTCTCACCATCCAAGGAGCATCCAGTGAGGGAGGAGAAGTGGCCATGGCCTCCTTCCTCAGTGACATTCTACATCTttgtcccccagccccacctaATGTGTTCAGGGGAGGGCTTGATGGGCTCATTTATCCTAGAGCTGTTCCCAGATGCCATAGTGGGAGCACATATCTTATTCAGATTCTGTCAGAGCTGGTAGAGAACAGGACGTCTGCCAGGGGAACCCGGGGATTTGCTCCTTGAAGCCACTAGTCGTGGGCGGAGCATCATTTTACCCAGAAAACCAAGGAATTTTCTCTTGTCCAAAGAGTTAGTAATTTGCTGGTCGATATTCCTGGTGATTGTTTGCATGAAGTGCTGCTTTAAATCAAATATTGACATTCTCATAAAGGTTTAGTGCAGTTGATTGAAATGTTTGTCAGCTCTGAGCTCTTCATGGGTGTCGTGGGCTAAAATTCAGTAAAACCTGTAAATGACGGGTTTCCCTTCCCCAAATCCTCCCTTCTTTTGGAGCAGAAGGGGAAGGCTGACTAGGGGCAGTGCTCATTCTCTTGGGCCTGATGCTGGCCTGGGCTCAGCCCCAGGGGAACTGTGTGCCTCCAGATGCCTCCACACTTGGCTTCCTGAGAGGGTGCAGCTTTTACTGCCTGCTGGCGGGGTCCAGCCCACAACTGGGTTCTCTCCAGCCTGGGCTATATTCTCTCAGATAAACCTCTAATTCTGCAGCAGTAGTAGAATTACAGACACGTTGGTGAGATTGTGCAGAGAACGCCCACATATCCCTCACCCAGTTCCTGTAACATTACCACCACGGTGCATTTGTGAAAAATAAGAAACCAACACTGACGTGTCCGTACTAACTGGTCTCCAGACTTTCTTTGTACTTTGCCCGTTTTTGCATTACAATCTTTTCCTGTCCCAGAATCCATCTCAAGGGATCACAGAGCATTTAATCCTCATGTCTCCTTACTCCGTCTCCCCAGCTCTGTGACAGTTGCTCGGACTTTGCTGCTTTCATGGCCTGGGTACTGGTGAGGAGTCCTGGGCAGTTATTTGTATAATGCCTCCCCGTTTGGGTCGGCCTGATGGTTGCTCATGGTTAGCCCAGGGGTGTGGACCTTGGGAAAGCATACGGCAGACAGCAGCGGAATGCCTGTTTCATTTCAGGGACATGTGACACCGACAGCCTCCCGGACTGTGTCCACCTTGATCGACTGGTTAAGgttgtgtttgcttgtttgtccACTGTGGATTCAGTGTCTCCCCTTTCCATGCTCTGCTCTTTCAGAGTGAGTCGCTAAGTACAGCTGGGCTGTATCTATTAATATCTGATGACTGCTATTTAATAATCATGGAACTTTTTCCAGGATACACATGTGGGATTCTGTGTGGTAGCAGTGGGCTGGCGAGGGGTAGCCCCCACCCCTTAGACACGATCCTGTTCTTCATCACCCACAGGCTCACTCAGTCCTCTTCACTCCTCTCAGCTACCTGCCTGTCCCTGGAGGGCACCTGAGTTGGGGACCCGTGCCCCAGGGCGCCTTCCTTAGCAGACCTGCCCCCACCTGATCAGATAGAACTTTCCCTTGACATGAGGGCTTCAAGTCCCAACATTGTGCATCTGAAATTTGATCataaatttacctttaaaaataatggctATGCCTTTTCGGGGTCACAGGAAGAGAAATAATTGAATGAGTTATATTCGATAGTTATCATCATATAACTCTTGAGGGCTGGCATGAAAAACAGGTGCTTTCTGAGGAAAGGTCTCCTTCTGTGTCCCCAGGATCCTTTAGTCCCAGGATTTCACTGGAAATTTCCAAAGTTCAGGGGCAAAGAGCATATTATGGGGAAAACTCAACCTCACCACTGAGATGATTCTCCTTGAAAATGCACTGGCTTCTCAGCTCTGTCCTTTAAGATGAGAGAGTTTCGTGGGAAGCAGGAAACCTGCAGACCCTGGAGATTTCAGTTCTCAGAGCTGTGAGGTGGGAGATGCTTTGTGCTGCATCTGTGAGTCTAGAGCTTAGGGAAGGGCAAGTCTGGATGTCAGTTATCTGAGCCAAATGGACTGATGACCCCAGAAACCTTTGTCCCCCACACTGTGGGGTGGAGCGGACGCGAAGCCAAGCCTGTTCCCACCCATGTGTGAATGTGCTCACTCGTCACGGCGGTGGACATGCTCCCAGCAAGAGCCTGAGGCCACCATTTATGAATAAGGACCAACTAACTGAaccttccttgttttttttagGGGGGGCTGTCGGGGGCCTCTACAGTGCATGGATGACAAGCGGACGGTTTGAGCCAATTCCTCAGATCATAAAGGAGCTGCCGCCCGCTGAGCAGCAAAAGCTCTTTAATGAAGCCATGGCCATCCTCGGGCACCTGGACTGGACGGACGCTGTGCAGCTGACCACACTGGTCATGGGCAGCGAGGCCCTGAAGCAGCAGCTGCTGGCCATGGTGAAAGAGTTCCTCAAAGGCCTGTACATTGACTACAGACCTCCTCCTGGGATGAGGAGGCCACTTAGATGATTCTTTGACCCACAGGACGGTGGGCCACTTAGACAGTTctccttgggggcgcctgggtggctccgtggattaagcttctgccttcggctcaggtcatgatcttagggtcctggaattgagccccacatcgggctctctgcctggcagggagcctgcttcctcctctctctctctgcctgcctctctgcctacttgtgatctctgtctgtcaaataaataaataaaagcttaaaaacaaacaaacaaacaaaatgaaacaaaacagaacaaaaaaaaccccatggTAGATGGTTCTCCTAACTCATAGAGGTGAATGTGGAGTTGGGGAAAGTCTCTCCCATTCATTGCTCCTGTATTGGGCCCTACTGTCCCAGACCCAGGGGACACAGGGTCCTACCCAGAGTTCTAGCCCCTATGTCTGCTGAAGCCCCTCCCTTGGCCACACTGCCTTCATTTCTGGGAAAAATCCTGACCCAACTTCTGGGTAGTTTTGGGTCAGATGGAGCAGATCTTGCTGAGCGAAGTCAGTGTGGACTAGCTGAGTCCTGGGGTGACTGTGATGGGCGCTGGCCCTGAGAGGACAGGCCAGACCTCAAGTCTTATCTCCCCTAGGAGGTAAGAGCACTTTCTGGGCTTTCCCCTCGGGCTTGCCTCTTGGCTTCTCTGATTTTAGTATTCTTACTTCTGTTTTCTTggcaaaaatcttcatttttaaaaaattttgaataggTGATACCAGCCTGGTACTTTGAAGACTCCAGATGGTGCAAAAGGAAATCAAGACTTCCTCTGGCATGAACTCTGCCCCAGGCCCTCCCCAGAGGCAGCCCCTGTACCGATTTCTTGGGCATTTCTTAACTCAGTTTTTACATAGTCCTTGAAAaccattcatttccttttatttgtcaATAATGTTTATTGGTGAAAGTTTAGAACAATCTATCCAGAAAAGGATAGTAACAACATGACAAATTTGACCACCCAGAAAATCACCCTTAACACATTTGGTATGTTTCATACAAACATTTTAATGCTGTGTATGCGTCTTTCCAGCATATATACATTCTCCCTGCTTAGACCTGTTTGAATGCTTTTACCAATTAACATTTAATAACATTTGTGATGAAGTTTAAATTCCTTGAAACTGTGTTTCCTGGGTGTATAATATTCTGTCGTATTTAGCCCTATCCCTGGTGTGGTTTTCATTGCTACGATGAACAGTGTTGTATTAACATTCTGCTTGTGCTGTAGTCTGTAATAGTCTTTGGGATAGATGCTTCAAGGTGAAATTGCTGGATTAAAAagtatgtaatattttttaagcTTGTTAAATTCTGTCAAAATTCATTCAAAGTTGCCACTATTGACAACTTGCTCTCCTTGCCACAGAGTCTGGGGGTACACATCTCACCAAGAAATGGGATGATAGtgtcttttatgtttttgtaatagattttatttatttctgcaagagagagagcaagagagagtgagcatgagctggcgggaggggcagggggagaagaagactccctgctgagcagtgagcctgatgtgggactccatccaaagacctgagatcatgaactaagctgaaggcaaacagttaaccaactgagccacccagtcaccccaggaTGATAATGTCTTGAACATTATTGATTTGATGGGTGATTACAGACAACTTGGTTTGATTAGTTTTTCTTTGCTAGTGGGTGCGATAAGGCCGGGTTCATCTGCCTCTGGCCATTATCCCAGGTGGGGTTGAAAGCCCCCAGACCCCCATTGCTGGTTCCCAGCAGAGGGTGAGGTGGCCCCGGCTTGAGCAGAGGGCTGGCTGTGGGCTGGCCCCCTGTGGTTGGCCTAGCCATGGCAGCAAGATAAGCAGGAAACAGCAGGGGGCTGCCAGCAGGACAAGGAGGCAGCTGAGGAGGAAGCCTTGGTGAGGGGACCCAGtaatgataaaaagaaaccaTTGTTATTCCCAAGTTTTCATGTTCAGGAGGCCACCAAGGAGACAACACCAATgtaatcacacgagggtttatttgacaagcttaagcttgggcccaagtatacccgacaaagcggagtagggacttggaccctgaaccagattacagtcagagtttttaaaggcagagtaggggtggactcggcggtgggtgaggacaaaggggatattcagaagggctatcagggtaaagaagactgtcaggatattggagGGCTGGTTATTGTCAAGCCAAGGCCGTTTTCCTCTCTAATGAGGAACTAAaatgaagacagttgggagtttcctggtggaatgtcatattcctcctatcaagtgtccttgttagtgagatttagcactgggacatttgtaaaccaagggggactcctgtcttgcaggattgtgatttctACAAGTTAACTACTTGCTCACATATATTAAcgaggggaggggagcgggtcGAGAGTGGGTGCAaagtgccagcttttgctttgtcaagatggctgtacttatgtcagggctagactcgaggtgggtacagccttgtttttcttggcctccacatttCCCCCTCTCAGAGGAACCTAGAGAAGGACCCAATGATGGGTCCAGGCGGGTCTCAGTAACAAAGTCCAGTGATTGGTATTGCTGTCTGAGTACCATGAGCCGAACTATACTGACAACAGTACAGTCTCTGACAACAGACACTAATCTATTGATAACCAACATTAGGGGGGTAAGTGGGAACGGCACAGTCTTAGCTTTAGGGGATTGTCCTTGTCTGGTTGGCCTTTCCATTCTGGAACAAAGTCCTTGAGAATGGCATGTGAGTCAGCTGGTCGGACATAGGTGTAGTGGACTCAGGGAGTAATCCCGTCGACCttgagagcagggggagtggtcaGGATCACGATGTAGGGTCTCTTCCAGCATGGTTGAAGTGTCTGGTGTTGGTATCTCTGGATGTATACCCAGGTACCTGGCcgatattggggggggggggtgcagtcTCGTAGAGGGCTCTCAGCTTAGGTCATACCTCGGTAAGATGTCTGTAAGAGAGCTCTTGACCCACAAGCATGACTCAGTCCTCCACAGCTATTTTCACTATTCCCATTAACCTAATCAGATTCTTCCCTttaaatccttcaattttcttaAGTTTCCTCTTTATATCTGGGGTTGACTGACTGGCAAATGCAAGATCATCTAAACAAGTtaaacttctctgaagtttacctcaaattgtctagcttaggtaaacaaacatttaaagacaatcaaatctagaatttaacatccataaaggtgtattattaaaacataatttttctctctaaaataaccctcatttccagagatagccaaatcaggactaattcatttgaaaaacaagtccagttttaacaaacttggcctaattatttacataagctcagcaagaacagtgagtgtgatcatatagatcttttagaatctgctttgctggaactttttataaggaatctctaggttgaacttttaatagcctctccgggccagaaccCAAGCCACATAGTTgtcatcagacatgcctgcagtACCTGTTGGACTTGGGCGAATTTCTCTTCCTGAGGTTCCGAAAGtatcctgccaggaagtgacattctttactcacctggggaggctgctgggaactctgtaagcaaggtatcaggccaacagttccaaagggctttcAGCTCCATGTTTTATAaggtcaaccttagttcctttaagctgtctggtcatatctgagtctttccaaatatgacattccagtcaaagccatggtaaaataaccagtgtttgcAATGGTGTCCTGtcacaaggagaacagattcttattgaacttatgcaaatgattgtcatggaagaaaaaaacacttactgagaccttttgattTTCAgggggttcagatagagagaaaagttgaatgctttgatttgtttgcaaataaatatttttacatttctgtaagtcagagacatcttaagaaaaaagtatccctagtctggaagagcaaacattagagaatgagcaatgtttaaaataagacaaaacattaagagacacaacactataatcttttagttcatttagtcccatgttactaattctcgTTTAGTCTGAATGCAGCTCTTACTTCtagaaatttttacccatttcagtttcaggattttaacatatcaaagacctgtatttgtcctgaaagtctcccatatgaatttcctCTAAGATGGAATTtatcttacaagagaattaaaacaattacaaatgacaaaaattcaGAATAGTATGGTTAAATTACCAGGTGATGGCCCtatgaaaacattaaaactttaggaaatgtatagaacccTTAGAGTAGTTACAGCACTTACCCAAATATAACCCAAGGTTTATTATTGGTTTAACAGTACTTACTGAGTAACTTAGTATATCAAGGAAAAGCCTTATGAGTCAAAGAGATCTCACTtataatttaaatcttgtcaacaattgctaaaaccttataaagttttaaaacacctgcctaaatataattagggatgttaagcACCTGATAAAACatagaaactgaattttctgggcaggcaaagagaaaaccatttatattctttaacagatcaattaaccTAAGAAAGCTTAgcccttttaaacagagagaaaaccagctttttataccagtgtctttcctttttttaatttttaagcatgCAGTCTTAAGATAGTGGATttactgggtttccctcccatcgtgaatgatgtcgcagacaaagggaggggatccttcagatgctgtcctgctcgcgtccctcgcgggaacttaggagcatcttagctaaggtctgtctGTAtgaaccccggaccaggctactccgtggagtagatgaccgttatgccatatgacgccccgtgagactcagggtgcagcccactcagactccgtagctgAAGcagtggagccatacagacacattcacacagtcaggcactcttcagattcaaacaggttggacaaCCCCCTTCTGGGTATCCCTGACTAATGGAAGGTGATCAgtcttccctttcattttttatgaataagagtgagtttctatggttaTAGGCAATGGGggatggtaacagggtgttttcgcagtccctcaaggttgggcCACTTCTCcaatctctcaaggccaaatggccctttCACTTGGAAGTATAATCTATGTGGGGGTATGTCAGGAAAGTGCTAAATTACCTTGGGggctatttttatttgctttttttttttccttaattcatCCTGACCAtacctaaaattccttttctgcagATTTCCCTTCATAAACCTTCTAcatctttcctttgcattcaggttttgtcccaagacatttccttccaaacaaccatctcatttaggaccttttatctttcataaaatgcatttccattccttaaatcttttttacatatctcctactttcctatatacagaattgttttatttccatcagtcttagttacacttaGCAGAATTATGTACTCTTAGGaacaccttaatctctagtgatGACTAAATATAAACCacttgtgaactgttacaacagaattctttagatgccaatttatgaatcagttaagcaccaaACATgcttaccaacagatttaaatattcttattttctttgctgtaagaagtcaaaagcacaaacctacaacCAGTAAATATTGATTTAgaattttatcctgtttggtaaacacctagatgtccataatttaattctatttgtcatccaaccaaaactttaaagtttcaggttaccaaagactttgaaagctactttaacaattccccattaaaactttgagacagccAATTAGCCATCTCACATTATTTATCTTACAGCAATCTCACACGTGCGTGCAAGTGAGGGGGGAATAAAGAGAAATACCAATTGTAACACATGCTGGGGACCAAACAGCTTCCCAAGCAATAGGACCATGGCTCGGAGGAAGCAGAGCAGGAAGCCGATAATCTCCATGTTTTGGAATCTTGTTCCTGGGGCGACTCCAGTGTTGGAAAATGGGCATTACTTTTCTGTCCCTAAGCCAAACTAGAAGCAGCAGGGTCCCCAGCTCCCTGGGGCTGCCTCCCAGGGACAGTCCAAGGCTGCCTGGACTGGGCTCCAGGCTGTGTCCCCACAAGGCTGTGTCCTCATGAGCTTACACTGGGGGCCCTACCTCCTTGGAGGCACGGCCC contains:
- the LOC131818782 gene encoding protein C19orf12 homolog isoform X2; translated protein: MKDIMKLLCSISENQKMKVAVRYSMESALITGGVVFISGLLGGPLGLAVGGAVGGLYSAWMTSGRFEPIPQIIKELPPAEQQKLFNEAMAILGHLDWTDAVQLTTLVMGSEALKQQLLAMVKEFLKGLYIDYRPPPGMRRPLR
- the LOC131818782 gene encoding protein C19orf12 homolog isoform X1, whose product is MAGIPAVAVGAKWLAKKPYLMKDIMKLLCSISENQKMKVAVRYSMESALITGGVVFISGLLGGPLGLAVGGAVGGLYSAWMTSGRFEPIPQIIKELPPAEQQKLFNEAMAILGHLDWTDAVQLTTLVMGSEALKQQLLAMVKEFLKGLYIDYRPPPGMRRPLR